Below is a genomic region from Henckelia pumila isolate YLH828 chromosome 3, ASM3356847v2, whole genome shotgun sequence.
cgagctcgagttcgagcttgaattaaaaaatatatataaattaaaaatatatgaataaataaataaatataatattatataaataaataaatacaataataaataaatgaataaatatataaatattataaatatatatatatatatataaatataatattatatatattatatttatttatattattttttaatatatgtgccttatcgagtagctcgcgagctactcgaacatatagatataaagctcgactcgagctcgattgtgagctcgagctactcgagctcgagctcgagcttggtcaaatcgagctcgagtcgagctttgacCGAGCTACTCACGAGCTACTCGCgagtagctcggctcgtttgcaTCCCTAGTATCTCATCTccatttttgtgttattttcttCTATTACTTGTAAGTTTTAAGTCAATATCGTTAATGATCAATGATATTATTGAATgttctcttttatttttaatttgttgttGTTCGAAATCTACGGTTGTAATGGTTTcgttgatatttttttaattttgaattatttcaattaaaaatgCTAGCATTCTTTATTTCAACTGTCTTGTCCACTTTGAGAAGAaatgtatattattttatatatgtcGTCTCTAAAAGATTGTAGTTTATCGAAGTAGGGATGACAACTGGGTGGGTCTGAGGACAGTTTGACTTAATCTGAGACCGACCCGTCCTGTCCTGCGTGAACCCGACGAGTCCAATGGGTTAGACCCGTTAGACCCgccaaaatatataaaattatatatttattcaataatttttttaaaaaataacaaatcactaaatttatttttcactttatattaataattttttttaaaaaaaattatcacgaTTTAAATTTATGAACTTATattcaattaataattaataacacaaaaaaatatgatgatatgttttatatttaacatatcataataatataaaatcattttaatacaaaaatattaaaacttaaATATATGGATTAAGTATTAATTatctaatataaaaaaattataattatatcactatacatgcatatatattatatatactaactaCGGGATACATGTTTTGCGTGTATAATCTAATATTTGAATATAATCAAGTGATATCTTATATAATCAATTAGTAAGATATAAGATTTATTAACATAAATTTAGGTGGGTGTATTCAAAGTGGGAGATTTAATTACTTTCATAGAGTCTGGTGGAGTTTAAAAGTCAATAGGTATTCAATCTAAACTTTTATAAACTCTACAAAAATCCAGAGGTATCCAAAATAGACTTCCGTGGAGTTTTTAAAAGTCATGTGGTATTCAACattgacttttaaaaactttataaAAGTCTAGAGGTATTCAAATTTTCAATGGATTTTTAATGACTCCATGAAAGTCATTGAAGTACAAACATAAAAACATAATGTACAATGCTAAAATGTCAAGATTTGTCTTTGATTCATCCGCAAGATTTGAATAGACTTCTAATTATTCAtttcttctttctcttctttcaaataatatttctacATATCTCTATCTTTTCTAATTCAAATCACATTTCTATAAGCACATTTTCTCTTcaaaattttctattttttagccgatttaaaaaatatttataaatttttgattaattattttttataatttaaaattcaaaattttaaaaaacaccaaaaatttcaattttttgaattttgccggttggaatttttgaattaattttttattttaatacacaaattatacaactaattttaatattaatgacATTAAATGATACTACAGAAAACTAAATATATTATGACAggtaaatataatattttcgcCATCATACtgtaattttaaaacttttgtattTGTTTGTAGATATTTAACTATAGATATTTTTAACGTCGTTCAAGTTATaaaatctattaaatatatGTCTATGAAAGTTTGCCAAAAACTCTGCAGAAATCCATAGAATTCTGTTTACAATTCTATGACTttctataaaaatcaataaaaatctgTCAAACTCCATAAAAGTCTGTCATTTTAAAAGTCACTGAAAatcattaaaattttgaattgaatacACCCCTGTTACATAAATTCTAAGctggaaaaaaaattgaaatcatGTGGAAGGATTGAGAATGGAGAATAAAGAAACGTGAGTGGGAAATGGGTAGTGGGGGAGGTTGAGTTTGGTTCAATCTTTGTTTTGCCCTTCTGATTTTAgagcacaaaaaaaaaatagtggcAATTTTGCCCGTTCACATTTTTAgccaaattcatttttttttctaatggTTTTGTgcattataatatagtaaaaaaGATATGCATATATTTTGGCGGGCGGGTCCGGGTGGATTTTATCAAACCCGAGACTCGCCCCGAACTCGCTTGTGGACCAATTGGGCTGGTCAAAACCCTCCATCTTTATCTCTCGTAAAATATTCACTCGTTAATTGTAAGATTTTTCCATAAATAATTGTTACATTTTTTAGCATTTATGAGGAGGAAAAAagttaattatgtttaatttcAACATATTCATATATGATATGAGTGTGTTGGTGTgctctttatttattattttgaaataaacttaatttcatttgaattgatttatttcaacattGGTATgtaatttaattcaaatatatattttttaataacttttgaaaatatgatattttttaatatatatttatgaactcatgatttaattttttagctCAATAGATCTGTATACAAATTTTGCGAACATCGTTGTTTTGAGCTATAACAAGAAAGTAGTGAGTAatgcaaataaataatttttgaaaagatttctttacaaaaaaattaaaaaatttatcttcAAAACATGTATTTTAATTTACAGAAAGTTATAATCGGTTTATTCATATCCAACTctcgtaaaaatattttttcgttGACTGCAATCCACTCGTGAAATAATTGTTatagtttttagtttttatgaGGAGAAAAAATCGTTACTTTTTTTTGTTTCAACTTTacaaatatgatattttctaatatatatttatgaaatcATGCATATTGTAATTATTTAGCTTGATAGCTCcttacacaaattaaaatacataagattttttgtgaaaaaaatctGTTCATTtcatctacaaacaaataaaaaccaaaGTATTTTGGTACTTCAATTTTTAGGAAACTGGATgagtatttaattaagatttttgtaaaaaaaatatgttcactttatctacaaacaaataaaaatcaaagtaatttcaatattttagtAAATATGCACAtactttgtcaattttgacaTTATCATAAAAATGTATTTTATAAAAACATATTAACATAATTTATCAAGTGTTTACAAACCAAAGATAAAAAACTTTAATCTCgttttacacttttataatttatttatatttatatatattatagtataattataatataataggTATAGgtatatagatagatatagtTTTATACTACTTAAAAAATActacttaaaaaaatatattaataatttaagaACATGATAGTATACTAATCGCGTATCCTACGTATGATAGTCGCACTACAGTCTGCAGCAAAGCCCCTCTTAGCAGAGATACCAAACCAAACGTTTGAAAAAGATTTATATATCACAATCAGTTTAAAACACTCGAGTAAACTTTTAATCCCAAAATCGTCCAATATCAGTTGTTTTTGGACAATTGCAACACAAAAAGAAAACCAAAACTTTTGTTACATTTGAGTTTAGAACTGCAACGAACGGAAAATTGAAGATATTCTAATTTCTACAAGATAAGATCGTGAATAACTTGAACCCGGGGCATCACAGAAGATCAGCAACATTCTCTGGCAGCTCCTCAACTATGacattataaaatttttgtatgtcGGAAAGCATACGCTTGTCGTCTCTGGTTACAAAGTTGATAGCAACACCCTTCCTACCAAACCGCCCACTACGGCCTATACGGTGCAGGTAATTTTCGGGCTGAGTCGGTAGGTCATAGTTGATGACAAGAGACACTTGCTGGACATCGATCCCACGAGCCAGGAGGTCCGTTGTGATAAGAACACGTGAGGAACCTGATCTGAATTCTCTCATAATGATATCTCTTGTATTCTGGTCCATGTCGCCATGTGTTGCAGATACGGTATGATCAAGGCTACGCATTTTGTCCGTGAGCCAGTCGACCTTACGCCTAGTGTTGATAAAGATAACACTCTGTGTGATGGCCAGAGTCTCGTACAGATCACAGAGTGTTTCAAGTTTCCATTCCTCCTTGTCCACATCAATGTGAAACTGCTTTATACCTTCGAGGGTAAGTTCATCGCGTTTCACAAGAATTCGTACGGGCTTATTCATAAACTTCCTTGTGATATCAAGAGCCTCAGGGGGCATAGTAGCAGAAAATACACCAACTTGAATCTTAGGAGGAAGCAACTGGAAAATATCGTAAATCTGAAAGAATATATTGACATTAGATGTAAATTAATGCACTCATTGCCTTAAGAAACAACCACAGTTAAAAATGAAGAGAGCATATTGATCAAATGGAAAATCTTCATCATTTGATCTGAAAAGTGAAGAGATGGACCTGATCCTTAAACCCTCTTGAAAGCATTTCATCAGCTTCGTCTAGTACAAACATCTTAACGTAATCAGGGCGAAGAGAGTGCCTTTTCATCATGTCGAATACACGTCCAGGTGTGCCAACCACAACATGCACACCAGCGGAAAGAATTCTCTGATCTTCACGAACGACTGTTCCTCCAACACAAGAATGAACCTTGACACCGAGATAATCACCCAATGCTCGCATGACCTTCTCAATTTGCTGCGCGAGCTCGCGAGTAGGTGCAAGAACCAAAGCCTGGCATTCAACTACATTATAGTCTAGCTGCTGAAGAACTCCAGAGCAGAAGGTCGCAGTTTTCCCAGTTCCAGATTGAGCCTGCTGGATCACATCAAGTCCTTTACAGAAGGGAACAATACCTCTTTGCTGAATAGCAGAGGGCTTCTCAAAACCTTAAATACATATAGagatcattttaatttttaattttttaccaAAGAGATCAGTTTAATTTCACCCCAAAAAGAGGCTAAACAAGAAAAAGCACTCCATTTCCAAACAACATGAATTAGAAGTCAAAAGAACATCTTAAAATATAGCAGATACTTTTATCTATGGCAAAAAGAATGCCGCTGCTGCCGCCACTATATTCACCCATCAACCACACCAAGTAATCTTAATCTTAAAtcttaaaaaatgaaaaaaagttCATTGGCAACTTCTTGATAACATGTCCAAACAAGCTCCCATAAGACACAGAAGAAAGATGGAAAGAATGacaaattgaaaaaataaaaaataaaaaaattacccAACAGATATATAAATTATGAAAATAGAATGGGACAACTGCATCACAAATTCAATGTTTAACTTGAGCATACCATAAGCATAGATGCCCCTGAGAAGATTTTCTTGTAAACCCATAGCATCAAAACTATCATATACTTCATCATAACTAGTAAAAAATTCCTCTCCATCAGCTCCAAATCTGTGCCCACAAATCCATACCATCAGAGAAagccgaagaaagaaagaaatcatTTACAATGCTGAAAGCTACAGGCAAATTAAAAGAACTCACAACTCATTCATTTTCGCATCATATTGACGAGCGTCAAATTGAGAACCTTCGTTTGTCATTCCAGCCATAACTGCATACATAGAAACAAGAAAAGAAAAGCAAATAAACACAAGCAATATACTACACAGTAGCAGAACAGCTATGTAATGTAATGTAATGGAACGAGTAGCCGCAAGAGTAAAACATAAAAAGTAGCGGGAAAAAGAAtcgagaaattttttttaaaaaaaggagcAAAACAAAACTCTAAATTGCTGGGTCTAATCATAAATCCCTCCAATTATACTCGGCCAATTCAGTCGGCAGGACATGGAAAGGAGGCTCAACATGTGTATTTTATAATAAATCATCATAAATCATATTGAATTCATAACTTCCTAGCAATAATTGCATAGTACTTTCAAACAATTCACTTCACAGGAAATCAATTAGTTTCACATGTGATTAGATGCTTTACATCTAATATGTTAAATTTTTAGAGAAACACAAACCTCATAAAATTCAAGATCTTTTGAACGTAGGtgcaatattaaaataaagtaaGACGTATCATGGTTTTACAATATTCAGCATccaatctttttttaaaaatcttgattaCAGGGCGGCTACCTCACATCTTAATACAGTTCCAAATTCTGAAATAAATACTTCTATTTCcacaatttcaaatatattataaCATGCATAATAAGGCTCTGCTTTAATTTAAATTGGCTAACAGAACAGCACCCCCAATATAACGTAAAAATTAATACTTGGATTCTTCTGAAAATCAAATAAGACATCTCATGAAGCTAAATTCAGACAACCTCAAACATCGACAAATTTAGGATAGCTTTTTACAGTTGAAAATCGGAACAGAGATATAACATCAATACTCGTAAAATTCAATTGCATGTTCTATGCTTTCTTATTTCCGtcgattaaaaacaataataatcAACAAACCACGCCGAGCATAAGTTAAAAGAGAGAATCTTGGCGATATTTGGCTCCTTTAAACTAAATTTCCTGAACAGAAATCGTAAATTTAGTAGAAAAAACACGAACATAACTAGAAGATAATCGAAACCCACAATTTGTCTTGGTTTTTTTTCTCGATTTTGCTGTTGAGGCGGCGTTGACGATTGATTTTTGTCTTCGGAGACGAAGATCTTGCGTTCAGgcttttgaaataaaataagtTGAAAAGAGGGAAACTCTCTGTTATATAATGTTTTTTAAAGCGCGTAAAAGTTAAAGTCAACAAAAGAAAATTGAAGAGCACGCAATTGACTGTTAAAGATTAATCGTGCTAAAAAATTTTGactattaattaatttactaattaTCGTTCGTTTTACGCGTGGGCCGAAAATAAAGTTCCTAAAATAGCCATAAAATCTATATGGTGTCTCTAATTTTCTATAAttattatctattattattaaGTAAAACTACGATAGAAGATGCTTGGAGATGTTATATTCATTGATAATTTCTTATTAGTAGatatttatctttatttatatagATTTGGATGTTTTGTGATCCAGATAAATATGTCAAGATAATATCTGTAAAGAATTTATATCTCATCTCTCTATTTCTTTTATGATTTATAACAGGATATAAACTCTTGATATTTTTCTGTTCAATGTctgtaaaaaaaaatgtgtttacAGATCTACGGAAGCATGTTTCTGCACTCCTTGGTCTCACGTGTCTTTTCACGTCAGTACAAAGCATTGAAAATATGACACAATATATGATATTCGAGCACTAATTGATAATCTGGTAAAAAAATACAAGATTTCGAGGATAAAATCTGAACATATTTATTAATACCAACACTTACAACATATATTTGATTActtaaaaatcatatatttatattatatctaaCACATTtagtactcaaatatcatatactagtatcatattttcaatattttgtatCGATTTTTATCCAAAGAAGACAAATATGTCATTGATATCAATACTTGATTACATGtatgagtactcaaaaatcatacattagtatcagattttaaacagttgatactcaaatatcatgtattcgtaccatattttcaatgttttgtaccgacTTTCATCCgagaagaaatatgtgagcccaggaagtgcaaaaaaaaaaaatttttggatCAAAGATTGATAACATCTTTTTTTCTGACAAAAATTAAACACAAACTTTAGTTTAGATTTAGAGATTTAAAATCAATTTACCCTTCCATTAACCCTCCCATATTCGCAAGTGCAAGGAGATAAAATTGATAATTTAAGTTCACTATCTTACGTTCTCTTTTTGGTTGTCACTTgcagttaaaaaaaaaaaagctaaaGTGATTTTAATGTTTGGATAAATATTGAAaggtttttttgttttatttttaaaaagagggtaaaaacaaaattttaaaaatcataaattttagCTTCTAAAATAGTTTATTTTTAGCCGTTTTTTAATCAAATGATATAATTTTCAATGGTAAAAATGTAAGatattttaggaaattttttatttaataataattttattttattattattattattattattattattatgaatttatttttattttataattgacCAAATATTTCGATTGGGGATAAATCTAGCTAGCGGACTAGatcaaataatattaaatagaTGATGAGTCCAAGTATCAACCCCGGCCACATAGATTAATATTTAAATACTAGGatataaatcatttaatttaatataagatGAATAAAATAAGTTATTATTGTGAAAAATTCAACTAATTATGATGAAATAAATTATTCTAAAAAAAgatctaaattaaattaaacgaTGAATTAagcaacaaaaaaaaacaaattcaaatttcaaaaaaatgaaTGAGAACACACAATGGTACCAAACATGAATTATTGTCACCTATCGGATTTAATCAAATAAGAATTATCTAAAGTCACGATGAAATTCTCTatcttaattattaatttatttgtacaattaataatattttttatttaacaatccaattattttttattgaatttaattaaacaaaaacgcaTTCAACAACTATGGAATTTCAGCTTTGTACCACACTGAAACGAATACAATttttagtcggtttaaccatgttTTGATCAATATTTGAGTTATTTTCAATCTATTCTGTTAGGATCGGTTTGGGTGTGCGTAAACTGCTTTCTCGATACCACTTGATGGGGATCGATTTGGTGATTTGTCTCGACTGTTTCGACTGTAGCAGTTGACCtttgaaaattgaaataattaGTTTAGTTCAGTTGAGGTTGGTCAACTGAACTGTTTCCTTTCTCGTGTGTGGAATGAGGTCGACTAACATATTAGAACTTATAATCAAATTTCTTGATTAAAGCAGTGAGTGAGTGAGAGTGAGAGTGCTCGACTGAAATTAAAATGCGCAAGTATTTGtttttggatgttcggagctcaatctcctacatCACCCTTTCTTTCACCTCGGAATGATTCattctagaagactttgactattacaacTCTTTGCAATGATCCACTCCAAGACAAGGACTTACACTTAATTTCCTATCTCAGAACTCATAAACTCAATAACTCAGTTATCGACTGATTTTTGTTACATTGAGGTTTGCAGCACCTCAACTGATAAACAAATACAATACTTGTATTACAACTTAACACTTAGCACAATATGATCCTAACTGATCTGATATGCTTGatgtgtgtgcttgtgttaTTTGGCTCTTGGATATACTCTTTGAAGCAAGCTTTGGATTCCTCGATTGAATGTGTATGAGTAAACTGAAAGTACCTCTTGACAACTTGAATGTGTTTGCGAGTTCTTTTCTAAGGATCCGGATGCCTCTTCAAGCACCCTTGATGTCTATTTATACTCGGATTCTAACGGctctttcaaattcaaattgagGCCGTTATCTTGTCTTGTCATCGTACATCTTCTGACATGTTGGTACACTGTTGTGCTCTGGCTTTGCGGTGTCAGCTATATACGGAAAAGTATATCCACAGAAGTAACACTAATATGTGGAGTTCAGTCGTGGTCTCTTGGAGAGTTCAGTCGCGCAATTGTTCAGTCTGAGTAATTCGGTTTGGCTTTGTTGAAGCAGTTTGGCTCTCTGAACAGTTTGGATTTGAGAGAGATTGATTTAGTTTAGCTCTCAAAATTGAATGCATTTTACCAAGTGATCTCGGTTGATTGACTTGACTGCTTGATGATTTTAGTTTGGTTATGGTCAAAGTCAAACCAGTTTGACTATTTTAGTTTGGCTCCGAGGATTGTCTAGTCTTCGTCTTTAGCTTTTCTTCAAACGCAATTTACCATTGTATTCTACGTGGACTGTTATGTCAACATCAAGACTTCGTTTGTTTCAACAATTTTTCCTTTTTGTCTAGACTATTATGTTAACTAGGGGTGTTCATTCAGGCGGTTTGGCTCGAACCGAATCGAAATTTTGGTTCTCCGAATAGCcaaaccgaaaatcgaaccgaattggacggttcggttcggtttttaacCGAAATTATTTCGGTTTtccggtttttaaaaaaaaattggaaattttttttctctaaaaatcgttttttttttcaaacaaaaaaattatatatttttagttattcgaataattttttgcaaaaaaataatggttaaatcaaatatttatgatttaatgcttcgaaaaatatatttgaaaataactGCACTTAAAACAAAGAAATTGCTAAcgtttttaatttcaataataataatttatgaatttataaaaataatgtaatatataatgcaaatatgtgtatatataatataataaaataacttcattaattttttattatttctatttcaaaaataaatattttttaaaatcactaaATCAATACATTTTCCAAGTTGAATCCACAATTCAAGTCATGTATGTTTGACTAATTAGATAAGTAATTAAaccaattatgttttttttaaaaagaacgaAAGATGACTTTTGGTCTTTCAGTTTTCaatgaaattaattttatgagCACACAATATTGATGTACATATTAATTGATTGgtaaagaaattcaaattcaaatacaagaaaaaaatggtttttcggttcggttcgattcggttcggttcggttcggttaaccGCGAAAAAAAACCGAatcgaaccgaaaaaccgaaaaTCCTCGGTTCGAATCGGGCAGTTATCCGAACCGTGAACACCCCTAATGTTAACATCAAAAACTATGAATATTCCAACCTATTCTCTTTCGAGTTAATATCAAGCATCACACATACAATTAATTAGTTAGATTTCGAGAAATAAATCTATGTGAATGCTaatcaataacataaaataaatcaaaacactAATCAATCCAATATACAAACAAATGTCAAAAGTTTAGCCCTATCGCGATCCCAATCAAAAGACGACTactccatatataaaatcaaaactaGAGAAAAATTTAATGTTTGAAttcaacataaataaaaaaaatagaagaagAGAAGGAATCTCGGTCATGGCGCGTGAAATGCGTATTCTTTCCCTCGCTCCAAACCCTAATCGTCTTGAAAAATTGTCAAAATCCTCCCAAATTGTGCAAAGGTTCGCTTTTATATTTTCCATATTAATTCGAGCCCAAATATCCATAAAATCGAGTCCAAAAGATAGTTTCAAAGTTTTCTAAATTTCTGCGTGCAAcgaaggatttttttttttttttttggaaaatgcaTAGGGTCCATGCCTGATATGGAAGGTGGTCAATGTCAAGTACGTGCATGATATGGACGACGTGAgttcgtttatttatttttcagcaCTTTTTCGAGATTGTTTTTATGAAGATGCATAGATAGGGATGATAATAGGTCGGGTTCGGGTAGGATTTCATACCTACGTCCACATCCtcatttatgtatttattatattaaaaaaatgttgaTTCTAATTTACTTTTGTTGAATGATGGTAATTGGATGGAACAtagaaaattattaatataaagcTAACGCTATTTTGTAGAATAATGACGTTGAGACTTGAGATAAACTCtaaaatacatatttatttatatataatacatatgtgtgtgtatatttaATCGGGTATTCGGGTCGAGATGAGTAAGATGTTACTACATCTTTTTCTATCCCCAAATCCAAAATTCGCATACCTAATCACCCATTTATTTAATCGGGTCCAAAAAAGTCTTCCTCCATTCGGATCGTGTATCGGATTTTCCATCGAGTTTGGAGGAAATTGTCATCACTATGCATGGACCATGGTCCAGACCTGACACAGGGTATGAACACATATTCTCTAAAATACTTTTGCATTCTTCTTTATGATTCTTCCTATTTTCCATATGAATTCGAAGTGACATTGGAAAGTTTGACATCTTTTTCTTTGTTGTTAAAGCTTTCTACAACTTTAAGTCAAACctacaaaaaatataaatatgatgttttaagggcaaattattttaaaatccccaaacccaaacatttctttctcttaactccctacactccaatttctttgtttcaactccccagtggtccccaaatttgtcttaataaagtgtttagcatttaatcctttgtacgtggcattgttttacctatcgaaccagttcagGCTAAGCCGAACTatcggttacgcaaggtttccagccgatatactctggattagggtccaacatgcttccgtaagatgaattaaattcaaaaacctctttgaccatagtgtcgtcgggtcatacctgccgagttttacgaagtgctcctcacactccaaccacgcagtcgcaacagatggtttttgcacaagctccttcaacgacacccagcacagccttaattcgttttctaccttaaggcgtatggtatatgaatttaagtataaaatatgagcatgaaagaacaagagactttagaaaaattattcagacataatattattacataaatcaactcctttgaagaggagaagacaacttgtttagctactcatagtagccttgttcttgaaatacataaaagaaaatttatacaatagaaagagaaattttacaacaatttatttgtaagaaaactgaagggaatgatcgatgtcttcagcttccttgaacgcttgtatttatagctgaggttccactcgtttcaccgagaaacttcagggaatcttacagctgtttGTCTTGTCCTTCTATGCCATTATTAATGGCATCTTTAGCTAGTGGATGAATCACCCGTTATCCACCTTGTCctgttatgccattattgatggaaTCGTTTGttggtggaggagtcacatgtcgtcctttttcttttggctctatactcctcacatgtcttctttattcttgtcggggca
It encodes:
- the LOC140886355 gene encoding eukaryotic initiation factor 4A-10-like, translated to MAGMTNEGSQFDARQYDAKMNELFGADGEEFFTSYDEVYDSFDAMGLQENLLRGIYAYGFEKPSAIQQRGIVPFCKGLDVIQQAQSGTGKTATFCSGVLQQLDYNVVECQALVLAPTRELAQQIEKVMRALGDYLGVKVHSCVGGTVVREDQRILSAGVHVVVGTPGRVFDMMKRHSLRPDYVKMFVLDEADEMLSRGFKDQIYDIFQLLPPKIQVGVFSATMPPEALDITRKFMNKPVRILVKRDELTLEGIKQFHIDVDKEEWKLETLCDLYETLAITQSVIFINTRRKVDWLTDKMRSLDHTVSATHGDMDQNTRDIIMREFRSGSSRVLITTDLLARGIDVQQVSLVINYDLPTQPENYLHRIGRSGRFGRKGVAINFVTRDDKRMLSDIQKFYNVIVEELPENVADLL